The Aureispira anguillae genome contains a region encoding:
- a CDS encoding toxin-antitoxin system YwqK family antitoxin, with protein MRILLNRIAALILIFTASYIQAQNNTENGKKIGQWVLKDAQGLVYAEGNYVDDMRNGQWKFYVSDASRQQQQADVIGFYGNGGIKQGEWLYTNLFSNISLKVNFVNDLMQGECVYYDQNNSILARGLMLDGIRHGKWIFYDQNTPTGAHDKNGLKLNKVMSEGYYKDGVRIGEWVYDYYLDMNTHVKGSLSFENGTNNGRLNFYKVEHHPSFGTNESLVGSGSYSNGKKIGRWIEFNYGTKGDFIETGNYDNNGKRDGLWKVRIENQTYLAGSYNHGVPHGKFNHYYESGQLKYESNYNNGLEEGEFKRYYKNGQLQESGTHVIITDETSRDSIFFSLKLPYEHHFLLVEEDFSNMHYEYITWLHEPGYSIAPAELNRRFNVYRSYGFEKSQRIKDIVVKNKKTVREGQYLAFYEDGGLKLKGNHSPQTASIFDPNKHSIELGYARTGEWKEYDKDHLLKSTYIYEDGKLKKMLDANGYIVHTFKYEQNGSINMTDADGNVTNIELE; from the coding sequence ATGAGAATATTACTGAATAGAATTGCTGCTTTGATTTTAATCTTTACAGCTAGTTACATACAAGCTCAAAACAATACTGAGAATGGGAAAAAAATAGGTCAATGGGTACTCAAAGACGCACAAGGTTTAGTTTATGCCGAAGGCAACTATGTTGATGATATGCGCAATGGTCAGTGGAAATTCTATGTTTCTGATGCTAGCCGTCAACAACAGCAGGCCGATGTTATTGGTTTTTATGGAAATGGTGGCATCAAACAAGGAGAATGGCTTTATACCAATCTATTTTCCAACATTAGTTTAAAAGTCAATTTTGTAAATGATTTAATGCAAGGGGAATGCGTCTACTATGACCAAAATAACAGCATTCTTGCAAGAGGTCTTATGCTAGATGGCATTCGCCATGGAAAATGGATTTTTTACGATCAAAATACTCCTACTGGTGCTCATGATAAAAATGGGTTAAAACTAAATAAGGTAATGTCTGAAGGTTATTACAAAGATGGCGTTCGTATTGGAGAATGGGTCTACGATTATTATTTAGATATGAACACTCATGTCAAAGGTAGTTTGTCTTTTGAAAATGGCACCAATAACGGTAGACTAAATTTTTATAAAGTAGAACATCATCCTAGCTTTGGAACAAATGAAAGTTTGGTGGGGAGTGGTTCTTATTCTAATGGCAAAAAAATTGGGCGTTGGATCGAATTTAATTACGGTACCAAAGGTGATTTTATAGAAACAGGAAACTACGATAACAATGGAAAACGAGATGGGCTCTGGAAAGTTAGAATCGAAAATCAGACCTACCTTGCAGGTTCCTATAATCACGGTGTCCCTCACGGTAAATTTAATCATTATTATGAAAGTGGTCAATTAAAATACGAATCTAATTATAACAATGGTTTGGAAGAGGGAGAATTCAAACGTTATTATAAAAATGGACAATTGCAGGAATCGGGTACCCATGTTATCATAACAGATGAAACAAGCAGAGATAGTATCTTTTTTAGTTTAAAATTACCTTATGAACATCACTTTTTATTGGTTGAAGAGGATTTTTCCAACATGCATTATGAGTATATTACTTGGTTACATGAGCCAGGGTATTCTATTGCGCCAGCTGAATTAAATAGACGTTTTAATGTTTATAGAAGCTATGGTTTTGAAAAAAGTCAACGCATCAAAGATATTGTTGTAAAAAACAAAAAAACAGTTCGTGAAGGTCAATACTTAGCCTTCTATGAAGATGGGGGATTAAAACTAAAGGGCAACCACAGCCCACAAACTGCTAGCATTTTTGATCCCAACAAACATAGCATTGAGTTAGGTTATGCAAGAACAGGAGAATGGAAGGAATATGACAAAGATCATTTGCTCAAGAGTACCTATATTTATGAGGATGGCAAATTGAAAAAAATGCTAGATGCCAATGGTTATATTGTTCATACCTTTAAATACGAACAAAATGGTAGCATCAATATGACGGATGCTGATGGAAATGTTACTAATATTGAGCTAGAATAG
- a CDS encoding T9SS type A sorting domain-containing protein, which produces MKLTLLLLMIMVNWVAAQNLSINELGRYTDGRDGACEIAAYDSTSHQLIITNAATDSIDIIDVTNPAAPIVVGGVDVSLYGGGINSVVNLNNGYFAAAIEAPIKQDSGKVVFFDMSGAYVVELMVGALPDMLTVTKDGNKVLVACEGEPNDAYTIDPEGSIGIIDISGGVMNLTANQVTLLNFNNAPATIAGSVQKPNTTYAEDLEPEYIAVNEASTLAGVVCQENNVLILVDLTADTILSYKGLGFKDHSVQGNGLDASNVDGAINILTQNVKGVYQPDAIAAYTVNNTTYFISANEGDARDYGGYSSETRVKNLTLDSAAFPTANVLQGDSVLGRLKTFTADVIGDTDGDGDVDELYSYGARSFSIWDAAGNLVWDSGDAIEQYIAANYPTFFNCNDGLAAKMDNRSDDKGAEPEAVTIGKIGTRVYAFVGLERQGGIMVYEVTDPNNPVFENFIHSFDLATGTMLDIAPEGLIFVPAAESHNNKNMLIVSNEVSGTTVIYEVEDLLSSLRLTNSVNEISVYPNPTQHQLTIDLGQELDGSVNYQLINGIGQELKNGQLGETQSTLEISDLPNGIYYLTLRNAEQLLFTQKVVKY; this is translated from the coding sequence ATGAAACTTACCTTACTTTTATTAATGATAATGGTCAATTGGGTAGCAGCCCAAAATCTATCGATTAACGAATTAGGACGTTACACAGATGGTAGAGATGGAGCTTGTGAAATAGCTGCCTATGATTCTACCAGTCATCAATTGATTATTACCAATGCAGCAACCGACTCGATTGATATTATTGATGTAACTAATCCTGCTGCACCGATTGTTGTTGGGGGAGTTGATGTGAGCTTATATGGAGGAGGCATAAATTCTGTGGTTAACCTTAATAATGGTTATTTTGCCGCAGCAATAGAGGCACCAATTAAGCAAGATTCAGGAAAAGTTGTCTTTTTTGACATGTCAGGGGCTTATGTTGTAGAACTAATGGTTGGAGCCTTGCCCGATATGTTGACCGTAACTAAGGATGGCAACAAAGTTTTAGTAGCTTGTGAAGGAGAGCCCAATGATGCTTATACGATCGATCCAGAGGGAAGTATTGGGATTATAGATATTAGTGGGGGAGTAATGAACTTAACCGCTAACCAAGTTACGCTCCTTAATTTTAACAATGCTCCAGCAACCATTGCAGGAAGTGTTCAAAAACCAAACACTACTTATGCCGAGGACTTGGAACCCGAATACATTGCGGTAAATGAGGCATCGACCTTGGCAGGAGTGGTTTGCCAAGAAAACAATGTATTGATTTTGGTTGATTTAACAGCAGATACCATATTAAGCTATAAAGGGCTAGGTTTTAAAGATCACAGCGTACAGGGGAATGGTTTGGATGCGTCAAATGTAGATGGTGCAATTAATATCTTAACTCAAAATGTGAAAGGGGTGTATCAGCCTGATGCCATTGCAGCCTATACGGTTAACAATACTACTTATTTTATTTCTGCCAATGAGGGAGATGCTAGAGATTATGGGGGGTATAGCTCTGAGACAAGAGTTAAAAACTTAACCCTAGATTCTGCGGCTTTTCCTACTGCCAATGTTCTTCAAGGGGATAGCGTATTGGGGCGTTTGAAGACGTTTACAGCAGATGTTATTGGAGATACCGATGGAGATGGTGATGTAGATGAATTGTATAGTTATGGTGCTCGTTCTTTTTCTATTTGGGATGCTGCTGGAAATTTGGTTTGGGATAGTGGTGATGCAATCGAACAGTATATTGCTGCTAATTACCCGACCTTTTTTAATTGTAATGACGGTTTAGCTGCTAAAATGGACAATCGATCAGATGATAAAGGAGCAGAGCCAGAAGCGGTCACCATTGGAAAAATTGGAACTAGAGTTTATGCTTTTGTTGGTCTGGAACGCCAAGGAGGAATCATGGTTTATGAGGTAACCGACCCTAATAACCCTGTTTTTGAAAACTTCATCCATTCATTTGATTTAGCTACAGGGACGATGTTAGATATTGCACCTGAAGGATTGATTTTTGTGCCAGCAGCAGAAAGCCACAACAACAAAAATATGTTGATTGTTAGCAATGAAGTTTCTGGAACAACAGTAATTTATGAAGTGGAAGATTTATTGTCTTCTCTTAGGTTAACAAATTCTGTAAATGAAATAAGTGTTTACCCTAACCCAACTCAGCATCAATTGACAATTGATTTAGGGCAAGAATTGGACGGTTCTGTTAACTATCAATTGATCAATGGAATTGGGCAAGAACTAAAAAATGGACAGTTGGGAGAGACGCAATCAACGCTTGAAATTAGCGATTTGCCAAATGGTATTTATTATTTAACCTTACGCAATGCCGAACAATTGCTCTTCACTCAAAAAGTTGTAAAGTACTAA
- a CDS encoding toxin-antitoxin system YwqK family antitoxin encodes MINKILVIILLVTFTGHIFAQENRMENGVKVGRWAHKDKRDLVYAEGTYQDGVREGRWLYFVSPISRYTHVADVKGDYTDAGKKTGTWTFISTQTKIRVEAQFDQDLMDGTCTYYASNGSVLATGLMSAGIRHGKWVFYHNGTKMTEGYYQNGVKIGDWSYDYYPDPQMHIKGIFNFDDGVKNGKLEYYRVDRHPKFGTDELLSGIGTYSSGKKIGRWIEYNQGLKGEFVETGNYNRGGKRQGFWKSTIERRNYQAAIYENGVLNGIFKQYHDNGKLKYETTYKDGLPTGEFKRYFDNGNLEETGTTVFSPNPSDVTRDTVYYTLELPYEYHFQLVELPNFHRMGYHYATWLADPSYSIEPAELDRRFDIYKDYGLEPHKRIDNVKTIGKKAVRKGPYQAFFRNGKLKLEGSYYPKVTEVFDPETNTSVRDYARDGEWKQYDDNGYIMRTMTYDKGELIKMLDDKGNEMGIGANMDATNN; translated from the coding sequence ATGATTAACAAAATACTTGTTATTATACTATTGGTCACTTTTACTGGGCACATTTTTGCTCAAGAAAATCGCATGGAAAATGGAGTAAAAGTTGGGCGTTGGGCACATAAAGATAAGCGAGATTTAGTTTACGCAGAAGGAACTTATCAAGATGGAGTTCGAGAAGGCAGATGGCTATATTTTGTCTCTCCGATCAGCCGCTATACTCATGTAGCAGATGTAAAAGGAGATTATACCGATGCAGGGAAAAAAACGGGTACTTGGACATTCATTAGTACGCAGACCAAAATAAGAGTAGAAGCACAATTTGATCAAGATTTGATGGATGGAACTTGTACCTATTATGCTTCTAATGGCAGCGTCCTTGCTACGGGGTTAATGAGCGCAGGGATTCGCCATGGCAAATGGGTCTTCTACCACAATGGTACCAAAATGACAGAAGGTTATTATCAAAATGGTGTAAAAATAGGCGATTGGTCTTATGATTATTATCCTGATCCTCAAATGCACATAAAAGGGATCTTTAATTTTGATGATGGTGTCAAAAATGGTAAACTCGAATATTATAGAGTGGATAGACATCCTAAATTTGGTACTGATGAACTGCTGTCTGGAATTGGTACTTATTCTAGCGGCAAAAAAATTGGTCGTTGGATTGAATATAACCAAGGTTTAAAAGGTGAATTTGTTGAGACAGGCAATTATAACCGTGGTGGCAAGCGTCAGGGGTTCTGGAAATCTACGATTGAACGTAGAAACTACCAAGCGGCCATCTATGAGAATGGGGTACTCAATGGCATTTTTAAACAATACCATGACAATGGCAAATTAAAATATGAAACGACCTACAAAGACGGGTTGCCAACTGGAGAATTTAAGCGCTATTTTGACAACGGAAACTTAGAAGAAACGGGAACAACTGTCTTTTCTCCTAATCCCTCTGATGTAACAAGAGATACGGTCTATTACACCTTAGAATTGCCTTATGAATATCATTTTCAATTGGTTGAACTGCCTAATTTTCATCGAATGGGCTATCATTATGCCACTTGGCTTGCGGATCCTAGTTATTCGATTGAACCCGCAGAGCTAGATCGCCGCTTTGACATTTACAAAGACTATGGACTAGAGCCACACAAACGCATTGATAATGTAAAAACTATTGGCAAAAAAGCTGTTAGAAAAGGTCCTTATCAAGCATTTTTTAGAAATGGCAAACTAAAACTAGAAGGTAGTTATTACCCTAAAGTAACAGAGGTTTTTGATCCTGAAACGAATACTTCCGTTCGTGATTATGCACGAGATGGAGAATGGAAGCAGTATGATGATAATGGTTATATTATGAGAACAATGACTTATGACAAGGGAGAATTGATCAAAATGCTGGACGACAAAGGCAACGAAATGGGCATTGGTGCAAACATGGATGCTACTAATAATTAA